One segment of Fuscovulum ytuae DNA contains the following:
- the neuB gene encoding N-acetylneuraminate synthase produces MAVPYATLGPRRVSAEDPCYIIAEIGVNHNGDVNLAHRMIDAAKLAGADAVKFQTFRTDDLVTASAQKADYQTETTGRGSQAEMLRRLELPTEAFAALHRHCKTVGIDFMSTAFDAHSLETVIALGPACLKWPSGELNNLPLLRLAARSGLPVMLSTGMGSVTEISVAVDQLAKSGCDDIIILQCVSNYPARIEEQNLRVIPALSAVFGRPVGFSDHTIGPFAAIAARALGMAVLEKHFTLDRALEGPDHAASIEPDQFAEMVSVIRAVEAGLGDGVKRAVASEEGVRAVARKSLVFCRALPQGHVLSEDDLVAKRPGTGISPDRLEVFLGLALKRGVEKDEMLVMDHVR; encoded by the coding sequence ATGGCTGTGCCATATGCAACGCTGGGACCGCGCCGGGTGTCGGCTGAAGATCCCTGCTATATCATTGCCGAGATTGGCGTGAACCATAATGGCGATGTCAATCTGGCCCACAGGATGATTGATGCCGCAAAGCTGGCAGGCGCGGATGCGGTAAAATTTCAGACCTTTCGCACTGACGATCTGGTGACGGCGTCGGCCCAGAAGGCCGATTATCAGACCGAAACGACCGGAAGGGGTTCGCAAGCCGAAATGCTGCGTCGGTTGGAGTTGCCAACCGAGGCGTTTGCCGCACTGCATCGCCATTGCAAAACGGTCGGCATCGATTTCATGTCGACCGCGTTCGACGCGCACAGCCTAGAAACGGTGATCGCTCTTGGCCCTGCCTGCCTGAAATGGCCGTCGGGAGAGTTGAATAATCTGCCCTTATTGCGACTGGCGGCGCGGAGCGGACTGCCGGTCATGCTGTCCACTGGCATGGGAAGCGTGACTGAAATCTCGGTGGCCGTCGACCAACTCGCCAAGTCTGGCTGTGACGACATCATTATACTGCAATGCGTCTCCAACTATCCGGCACGGATTGAAGAGCAGAACCTTCGGGTCATTCCTGCCTTGAGCGCGGTTTTTGGGCGGCCGGTCGGATTTTCCGATCACACGATCGGGCCATTTGCTGCGATCGCTGCGCGCGCGCTTGGCATGGCGGTGTTGGAAAAGCATTTCACGCTAGATCGTGCATTGGAGGGTCCAGATCATGCCGCCTCAATCGAACCGGATCAATTCGCCGAGATGGTTTCGGTGATCCGGGCAGTGGAAGCAGGACTTGGCGATGGCGTGAAACGCGCTGTCGCTTCAGAGGAAGGGGTGCGCGCCGTAGCACGCAAGAGCCTTGTTTTCTGCAGGGCGCTGCCGCAAGGGCATGTGCTGTCAGAGGATGATCTGGTGGCCAAACGCCCCGGCACTGGAATTAGCCCTGACAGGCTGGAGGTATTCCTGGGTCTGGCCCTGAAGCGGGGGGTGGAGAAGGACGAAATGTTGGTTATGGATCATGTCCGTTAG
- a CDS encoding DegT/DnrJ/EryC1/StrS family aminotransferase, whose amino-acid sequence METVTANTTIREAMRVLDRSQTKLCVATDTSGKVIRTLTDGDVRRALLGGATLDSHIGNLPGKEPITFPEGTPREPLLQAMRSHSINAVVIVDKAGAPVDVIARTTLENLILLSPPHMGTAEVVFIQQAFDENWVAPAGPHLARFEEGLKAVSGRQHALALSSGSAGLHLALRVLGIGAGERVYVSDLTFIASLQPILYEGAIPVLIDAEPEGWNMSPVALGRKLEIDAVQGQLPSAIIVVHLYGQSADMDSIVALADRYGVPIIEDAAESLGATYRNRPSGAHGLLSVFSFNGNKIITTSGGGALVSDRGDLVEKARNLSQQGRDTAEHYQHSQIAYNYRMSNILAGIGIAQLGHLPDRVARRRAVFARYQDGFRDIPGIRFQGDLAGGHGTRWLTVIDLDPDRIARHPYQFMRRLRAHGIETRPAWKPMHMQPLCHGMEFVPHDPVMAVSPGLFLRSLCLPSGSSLSVVDQDRVIEAVRQIVSEE is encoded by the coding sequence ATGGAAACAGTTACGGCCAATACGACGATCCGCGAGGCAATGCGGGTGCTGGATCGGTCACAGACAAAACTTTGCGTGGCAACAGACACATCCGGAAAGGTCATACGCACCTTGACGGATGGTGATGTCCGCCGCGCCCTTTTGGGGGGTGCGACTTTAGACAGCCACATCGGCAACCTGCCCGGCAAAGAGCCAATCACCTTTCCAGAGGGCACGCCGCGAGAACCACTTTTGCAGGCGATGCGGAGCCATTCCATCAATGCCGTGGTGATCGTCGACAAGGCCGGAGCCCCAGTGGATGTGATTGCACGCACGACACTGGAAAACCTAATCCTTCTATCGCCGCCGCATATGGGAACGGCGGAGGTCGTGTTTATTCAACAGGCCTTTGACGAGAACTGGGTTGCTCCGGCGGGGCCGCATCTTGCCCGGTTCGAGGAAGGTCTGAAAGCCGTCAGCGGACGGCAGCACGCGCTGGCCCTATCATCGGGAAGCGCGGGTCTGCACCTGGCTTTGCGGGTTCTGGGCATTGGGGCCGGAGAACGTGTCTATGTATCAGATCTGACCTTCATCGCGTCCCTGCAGCCGATCCTCTACGAAGGTGCGATACCTGTGCTGATCGATGCCGAGCCTGAGGGTTGGAACATGTCTCCCGTCGCACTTGGTCGAAAGTTAGAGATTGACGCGGTGCAAGGGCAGCTTCCCTCGGCGATTATTGTTGTGCATCTTTATGGCCAATCGGCCGATATGGATTCAATCGTGGCGCTGGCAGATCGCTATGGCGTGCCGATCATCGAGGATGCAGCCGAAAGCCTTGGCGCAACCTATCGCAATCGTCCAAGCGGAGCGCATGGCCTGCTGAGCGTCTTTTCCTTCAACGGCAACAAGATCATCACCACATCGGGTGGTGGGGCGCTTGTTTCGGATCGTGGCGATTTGGTGGAGAAGGCGCGAAACCTGTCACAACAGGGGCGAGACACTGCTGAGCATTACCAGCACAGCCAGATTGCCTATAATTATAGAATGTCGAACATTCTGGCCGGGATCGGAATTGCCCAATTGGGCCATCTTCCTGACCGAGTGGCGAGGCGTCGTGCTGTTTTCGCGCGGTATCAAGACGGGTTTCGTGACATTCCCGGCATCAGGTTTCAAGGCGACTTGGCGGGTGGCCATGGAACCCGCTGGTTGACCGTGATCGATCTAGACCCGGACCGGATCGCAAGGCACCCCTATCAATTCATGCGGCGGCTTCGGGCACATGGAATCGAAACACGCCCGGCATGGAAGCCGATGCATATGCAGCCGCTTTGCCATGGAATGGAATTCGTGCCGCATGATCCTGTAATGGCGGTGTCACCGGGGCTTTTCCTGCGGTCGCTGTGCCTGCCTTCGGGGAGTTCTTTGTCGGTTGTGGATCAAGACCGGGTGATCGAAGCCGTGCGTCAGATCGTTTCAGAAGAATAG
- the neuC gene encoding UDP-N-acetylglucosamine 2-epimerase → MLIHYVSGSRADFGLMEKTLIGLSGLPELQIYVVVTGQHLLPTYGNTIKDILASGLPLAGQIPVALSGADGAEMGRALATELVGFLDLWSKDRPDLVLVLGDRGEMLAATLAAVHLGIPVGHLHGGELSGTLDESFRHAISKLAHFHFAANEESAERLRRMGERPEHIWVVGAPGLVGLADGIRHDDGWLARTLPLRPGQYHRALVVFHPVVQEAASAAQQIETLLETLNNEGCAALVLRPNSDAGGASINAYLDRMQAEGWLTVIDHFNRESYLAALAQADALVGNSSSGIIESASLGTPCLNLGSRQNGRLRNGNVVDCAEFNIPAISQALRRTLAMKGPFENLYGDGRTIERLGAVLPSLPLDQAVLAKRNAY, encoded by the coding sequence ATGCTTATTCACTACGTATCGGGCAGCCGTGCCGATTTCGGCTTGATGGAGAAAACGCTGATAGGACTGTCTGGTCTGCCAGAACTGCAGATTTATGTCGTGGTAACGGGTCAACATCTGCTGCCAACCTATGGCAACACGATCAAGGATATCCTTGCCTCCGGCTTACCCTTGGCGGGTCAGATACCGGTCGCCCTTTCAGGGGCTGACGGGGCAGAGATGGGCCGGGCGCTTGCCACTGAACTTGTGGGTTTTTTGGACCTTTGGTCGAAGGATAGACCTGATCTCGTCTTGGTGTTGGGCGATCGCGGGGAAATGTTGGCCGCCACCTTGGCTGCTGTCCATCTTGGCATCCCCGTCGGCCATCTCCACGGTGGTGAACTCTCTGGCACCCTCGACGAAAGTTTTCGCCATGCGATTTCGAAATTGGCGCATTTCCATTTTGCTGCGAACGAAGAGTCTGCTGAACGCCTTCGCCGGATGGGTGAAAGGCCCGAACACATCTGGGTCGTTGGCGCGCCAGGGCTTGTCGGCCTTGCCGATGGCATCAGGCACGATGACGGATGGCTGGCCCGAACCCTGCCCTTGCGTCCTGGTCAATACCATCGCGCGCTCGTCGTCTTTCATCCTGTGGTGCAAGAGGCCGCATCCGCTGCGCAGCAAATCGAAACCCTGCTAGAGACGCTAAACAACGAAGGCTGTGCGGCCCTGGTGCTGCGCCCGAACTCCGATGCCGGCGGGGCCTCGATCAACGCCTATCTCGACAGGATGCAGGCTGAAGGTTGGCTGACGGTGATCGACCATTTCAATCGTGAATCCTATCTCGCCGCCTTGGCGCAGGCCGATGCGCTTGTCGGCAACAGTTCCTCGGGCATCATTGAAAGCGCGTCCTTGGGCACCCCTTGCCTTAACCTTGGTTCCCGGCAGAATGGCCGCCTGCGCAACGGGAATGTCGTGGATTGCGCGGAATTCAACATACCGGCCATCAGTCAGGCCCTTCGGCGTACGCTTGCGATGAAAGGCCCGTTTGAAAACCTCTATGGTGATGGCAGAACTATCGAACGCCTTGGAGCCGTGCTCCCTTCCCTGCCGCTTGATCAGGCTGTATTGGCCAAGCGCAACGCGTACTGA
- a CDS encoding aldolase/citrate lyase family protein, with protein sequence MQFLMIVNDSEIARFVAQNGVDRLFVDLEWMGKDSRQKGLDTWKSRQTPADVSRLREAVPDAHLLVRVNPPHDGTAAEVDDALARGADSVMLPMIRTVDEVAHFVDCLAGRAEAVPLIETKSALDAIPNMVERVPLTRIHIGLNDLHLDMKLSFMFQPIANGQLEVACAAMRAAGVSFGIGGVARAREGIVSPEILLGEHVRLGSDAAILSRTFHRGTATLDELMQIMDFRAEVDALRTIYEGFQRADPMTLEANRVLARDRINDVVRLIEAKKEGA encoded by the coding sequence ATGCAGTTCCTTATGATCGTGAACGATTCCGAGATCGCGCGATTTGTGGCGCAGAACGGGGTTGACCGTCTGTTTGTTGATCTGGAGTGGATGGGAAAGGATAGCCGCCAGAAGGGGCTGGACACGTGGAAAAGCCGGCAAACGCCGGCCGATGTGTCGCGGTTGCGCGAGGCCGTACCGGATGCCCATCTTCTGGTTCGGGTTAACCCACCCCATGACGGCACGGCAGCCGAAGTGGATGACGCTTTGGCGCGGGGTGCGGATAGCGTGATGCTGCCTATGATCCGGACTGTGGATGAGGTGGCGCATTTCGTCGATTGTCTGGCCGGTCGGGCTGAAGCGGTCCCATTGATCGAAACGAAGTCGGCGCTGGATGCCATTCCAAACATGGTGGAACGGGTGCCTCTGACCCGCATCCATATCGGGTTGAACGACCTTCACCTTGATATGAAGCTGTCCTTCATGTTTCAGCCTATTGCCAATGGACAGCTGGAAGTGGCCTGCGCCGCAATGCGGGCGGCGGGTGTATCCTTTGGCATCGGTGGAGTCGCGCGCGCGCGCGAAGGCATTGTCAGCCCCGAGATTTTACTTGGCGAACATGTGCGGCTTGGATCGGATGCGGCGATCCTTTCGCGGACCTTTCATCGCGGTACTGCCACGCTGGATGAATTAATGCAGATCATGGATTTCCGAGCCGAGGTTGATGCGCTGCGCACGATTTATGAGGGGTTCCAGCGGGCAGATCCCATGACTTTGGAGGCAAACCGCGTTCTGGCCCGAGACAGGATTAATGATGTGGTGCGCCTCATTGAGGCGAAGAAGGAGGGCGCGTGA
- a CDS encoding IS1182 family transposase has protein sequence MAGFIEGVDRGQSVLFPDRLDDWIGEDSLVRVVDFFVEELDLQRLGFVRSAAARTGRPGYHPAMLLKLFIYGYLNRIPSSRRLEREAGRNVEVMWLTGKLVPDHKTIADFRRDNGAGIRKVCAQFVELCRRIGTLKGDCVAIDGSKFRAVNNRDRNFTKGKIASRIAHLEADVERYITEMVRIDRQEEGEARGGKVEHLSRRYGRIRQEIARLREVDKALAAAPDGQISLTDPDARAMATSARNSGMVGYNVQSAVDAETHLIIAHEVTNQGFDREQLSPMAIAAKAALGRDKLHAIADKGYFSSPEILACHEAGITTTVPRPATSGNAAKGMYVKADFVYDTKRDVYVCPAGEDLTYRYTTEERGIPIRRYWINGCKTCPLRTNCTTGNERRISRWEREDLVDDMESRLGRDPDYMTLRRCTVEHPFGTIKAWMGSTHFLTRRLKNVRSEMALNVLAYNIKRMVALLGVRGLMRAMQG, from the coding sequence ATGGCGGGTTTCATCGAGGGTGTTGATCGTGGCCAGTCGGTGCTTTTCCCGGACCGTCTGGACGACTGGATCGGTGAGGACAGCCTCGTTCGCGTCGTGGATTTCTTCGTCGAAGAACTGGATCTGCAACGTCTCGGTTTCGTTCGCTCTGCCGCCGCACGGACTGGACGGCCCGGCTATCACCCAGCAATGCTGCTCAAGCTGTTCATCTATGGATACCTGAACCGCATCCCGTCGAGCCGCAGGTTGGAGCGCGAGGCAGGGCGCAATGTCGAGGTCATGTGGCTGACCGGCAAGCTGGTACCGGATCACAAGACCATTGCGGATTTCCGGCGCGACAACGGCGCGGGCATCCGCAAGGTCTGCGCGCAGTTCGTCGAGCTCTGCCGCCGGATTGGCACCCTGAAGGGCGATTGCGTCGCCATCGACGGCAGCAAGTTCAGGGCCGTGAACAACCGCGACAGGAACTTCACAAAGGGCAAGATCGCCAGCCGCATCGCCCATCTCGAAGCCGATGTCGAACGTTACATCACCGAGATGGTCCGCATCGACCGGCAGGAGGAAGGCGAGGCAAGGGGCGGAAAGGTCGAGCATCTGTCCCGCCGCTATGGCCGCATCCGGCAGGAGATCGCGCGCCTCAGGGAGGTGGACAAGGCTTTGGCCGCCGCACCGGATGGCCAGATTTCCCTGACTGACCCCGACGCCCGCGCGATGGCGACCAGCGCGCGGAACAGCGGGATGGTCGGCTACAACGTGCAGAGTGCAGTCGATGCCGAGACCCATCTCATCATCGCGCATGAGGTCACCAATCAGGGCTTCGACCGCGAACAGCTCAGCCCGATGGCCATCGCGGCCAAGGCCGCCCTTGGGCGGGACAAGCTCCATGCCATCGCCGACAAGGGCTATTTCAGCAGCCCCGAGATCCTGGCCTGTCATGAGGCAGGCATCACCACGACCGTGCCACGGCCCGCGACCTCGGGCAATGCGGCCAAGGGCATGTATGTGAAGGCGGACTTCGTCTACGACACCAAACGGGATGTCTATGTCTGCCCTGCAGGCGAAGACCTGACCTACCGCTACACGACCGAGGAGCGTGGCATCCCGATCCGGCGATATTGGATCAACGGATGCAAGACCTGCCCGCTCCGGACCAATTGCACGACCGGCAACGAGCGGCGGATTTCGCGCTGGGAGCGGGAAGATTTGGTCGACGACATGGAGAGCCGTCTGGGACGCGACCCAGACTACATGACCCTCCGCCGCTGCACGGTCGAACACCCGTTCGGCACGATAAAGGCATGGATGGGCAGCACCCATTTCCTGACACGCAGGCTGAAGAACGTCCGCAGCGAGATGGCGCTGAACGTGCTGGCCTACAACATCAAGCGAATGGTCGCCCTGCTCGGCGTCAGGGGGCTGATGCGGGCCATGCAGGGCTGA
- a CDS encoding aldehyde dehydrogenase family protein, whose protein sequence is MLIKRDFYIDGRWTAPLAPRDCPVIDPSTEEACAVISLGSAADTDLAVAAAKRAFPAWAATPPAERKRYVEAILAQYEAREEEMAQAISMEMGAPIDMSRSDQAPCLPWHLKNFLTAFDHIEWIRPLGPHAPNDRIAMEPIGVVGLITPWNWPMNQVTLKVIPALLAGCTCVLKPSEESPLSSLLFAEFVHDAGVPAGVFNLVNGDGMGVGSRLSEHPDVEMISFTGSTRAGKAISKAAAETLKRVTLELGGKGANLIFADADDRAVERGVRHCFNNSGQSCNAPTRMLVERPVYDRAVEIAAKVAEGTKVASAHEAGRHIGPVVNKRQWDQIQGYIQKGIEEGARLVAGGLGLPEGMNKGYFVRPTVFADVKPGMTIEKEEIFGPVLSIIPFDTEEEAVQIANDTPYGLTNYVQSQDGARRNRLARQLRSGMVEMNGKSRGAGSPFGGVKASGRAREGGVWGIEEFLEVKAISGWDVATE, encoded by the coding sequence ATGCTGATCAAGCGCGATTTCTATATCGATGGCCGTTGGACGGCCCCCCTTGCCCCGCGCGACTGTCCGGTGATTGACCCGTCGACGGAAGAGGCCTGCGCGGTGATCTCTCTGGGATCGGCGGCGGATACCGATCTGGCGGTGGCGGCGGCGAAGCGGGCCTTCCCGGCATGGGCCGCGACGCCGCCTGCGGAACGGAAGCGCTATGTCGAGGCGATCCTTGCGCAATATGAGGCGCGGGAAGAGGAGATGGCGCAGGCGATCAGCATGGAAATGGGCGCACCCATCGACATGTCGCGGTCCGATCAGGCCCCCTGCCTGCCGTGGCATCTGAAGAATTTTCTGACAGCCTTTGACCATATCGAATGGATTCGCCCCCTTGGCCCACATGCGCCGAATGACCGGATCGCGATGGAACCCATCGGGGTGGTTGGGCTGATCACGCCGTGGAACTGGCCGATGAATCAGGTGACGCTGAAGGTGATCCCGGCGTTGCTGGCGGGCTGCACCTGCGTCTTGAAGCCGTCGGAGGAATCGCCGCTGTCATCGCTGCTGTTTGCCGAATTCGTGCATGATGCGGGCGTTCCGGCCGGGGTGTTCAACCTTGTGAACGGTGACGGGATGGGGGTCGGTTCGCGGCTGTCGGAGCATCCGGATGTGGAGATGATCTCTTTCACCGGGTCCACCCGCGCCGGGAAGGCGATTTCCAAGGCGGCGGCGGAAACGTTGAAGCGCGTGACGCTGGAACTGGGCGGGAAGGGCGCGAACCTGATCTTCGCCGATGCCGATGACCGGGCGGTGGAGCGGGGGGTGCGGCACTGCTTCAACAATTCCGGGCAAAGCTGCAATGCGCCGACCCGGATGCTGGTGGAGCGTCCGGTCTATGACCGCGCGGTGGAGATCGCCGCGAAGGTGGCAGAGGGGACGAAGGTCGCCTCGGCGCATGAGGCGGGGCGGCATATCGGTCCGGTGGTGAACAAGCGCCAATGGGACCAGATCCAAGGGTATATCCAGAAGGGGATCGAGGAAGGCGCCCGCTTGGTGGCGGGTGGATTGGGGTTGCCCGAGGGGATGAACAAGGGCTATTTCGTGCGGCCCACGGTGTTTGCGGATGTGAAGCCGGGCATGACCATTGAGAAGGAAGAGATTTTTGGACCTGTCCTGTCGATCATCCCCTTCGATACCGAAGAAGAGGCGGTGCAGATCGCCAATGACACGCCCTATGGCCTGACGAACTACGTCCAATCGCAGGACGGCGCGCGCCGGAACCGTCTGGCGCGGCAGTTGCGGTCGGGTATGGTGGAGATGAACGGCAAGTCGCGCGGGGCCGGGTCGCCCTTTGGGGGCGTCAAGGCGTCTGGGAGGGCGCGCGAGGGGGGTGTTTGGGGGATCGAGGAGTTTCTGGAGGTGAAAGCGATTTCGGGGTGGGATGTGGCGACGGAGTAA
- a CDS encoding sugar transferase, with product MMVPSTDIPKSVAGDGLMRLTDVVLAFVLLVLTAIPMLMIAMLIFLDDGRPIMFRQTRVGQGGRHFMIFKFRTMTHDRNRATGTFTGAVTTEDRQKFETTISGDPRITRIGRVLRPLHMDELPQMLNVLSGDMSLVGVRPDVPVQQADYSPQEWVDRHVLRPGITGLAQIDGTVDSMAARTARDLQWVQTRSFGLYLSILFRTFGKVLKRNSL from the coding sequence ATGATGGTTCCGTCTACCGATATCCCCAAGTCCGTCGCAGGCGATGGCTTGATGCGTCTGACCGATGTCGTCCTTGCCTTCGTGCTTCTGGTGCTGACGGCCATTCCCATGCTGATGATTGCGATGCTTATCTTTCTCGACGATGGTCGCCCGATCATGTTCCGCCAGACACGCGTGGGGCAGGGCGGACGCCATTTCATGATCTTCAAATTTCGAACGATGACCCATGATAGGAACCGCGCGACCGGTACCTTTACTGGGGCGGTCACGACCGAGGATCGACAGAAATTCGAAACCACGATTTCCGGCGATCCGCGTATCACGCGGATCGGGCGGGTGCTTCGGCCACTTCACATGGACGAACTTCCGCAGATGCTGAACGTATTGTCTGGGGATATGTCGCTTGTGGGCGTGCGCCCTGACGTGCCCGTGCAACAGGCTGATTACAGCCCACAAGAATGGGTAGATCGGCATGTCCTGCGACCGGGTATCACGGGACTTGCCCAAATTGATGGAACCGTCGATAGCATGGCCGCCCGCACAGCGCGCGATTTGCAATGGGTGCAGACCCGCTCCTTTGGTCTTTATCTGTCGATCCTATTTCGAACCTTCGGAAAGGTGCTGAAACGCAATAGCCTATAA
- the asnB gene encoding asparagine synthase (glutamine-hydrolyzing): protein MCGIFGQFSFGRGPVDPSVIQSMAGSIRHRGPDATGYHADETAVVGNCRLSILDLSEASNQPLVSEDGRTFVVQNGEIFNFIELREELQKQGHRFHTTGDTEVILRAFEAWGPDFVTRLNGMFAIAVYDGAAGRLYLYRDRLGVKPLFIAGGPKDGRLWFASEIKAILRNGRDYAPNMSALAQFFALNYVPQPDTMFSGIAHLPPGHMARVDASGLSITRYWDLSRLSAEPDMSPAEAQAGLLRLLDDATRIRMRSDAPFGAFLSGGLDSSSVVGFMSLYKPSGLHTFSVGFDDPRFDESAYALDAARRFGTLHERNLSDPQSASLWPLFIYHCDQPHGDVSFIPTFQVSSAAVKQVKMVLTGDGGDELFGGYEKYLQVFPGGRTDHLKVGWEDAFVRQSGLLQGTEASELLSGALGEAFGDDDPYRALSSEIRKVGHMDPINRVLFAETVTLLPGNNLVKPDRMAMANSLEVRSPFLDYRMAEFAFTVPGEMKLNDGETKWVMKKAVEPLLGSALTWRKKQMFTVPVGEWFRQALAGSCRDMLLSGRLEARGIVDTHVVKAMIDAHVVGTANYTRQLRAIYSLELWYRLFVDRDPDWLDQARSPNPAEVGFT from the coding sequence ATGTGCGGAATTTTTGGACAGTTCAGTTTTGGGCGTGGGCCGGTCGATCCTTCAGTGATCCAATCCATGGCAGGCAGCATCCGTCATCGCGGCCCTGATGCAACGGGCTACCACGCGGATGAGACGGCGGTGGTTGGCAATTGCCGACTGTCGATCCTTGATCTCAGCGAGGCAAGCAACCAACCGCTTGTTTCCGAGGATGGTAGGACCTTCGTCGTGCAGAACGGCGAGATCTTCAATTTTATCGAACTGCGCGAAGAGTTGCAGAAGCAGGGGCACAGGTTCCACACCACCGGGGATACCGAAGTTATCCTGCGCGCTTTCGAGGCTTGGGGGCCGGATTTCGTGACGCGGTTGAACGGCATGTTCGCGATCGCGGTATATGATGGCGCAGCTGGACGCCTGTACCTTTATCGTGACCGTCTCGGGGTTAAGCCGCTGTTTATTGCCGGGGGGCCAAAGGACGGGCGTTTGTGGTTTGCTTCAGAGATCAAGGCGATCTTGAGAAATGGTCGGGATTATGCGCCGAACATGTCGGCGCTGGCGCAATTTTTCGCGCTGAACTACGTGCCGCAGCCAGATACGATGTTTTCCGGGATTGCACATCTACCTCCCGGTCACATGGCGCGGGTTGACGCGTCGGGCCTATCGATCACGCGTTATTGGGACCTTTCGAGGCTATCGGCTGAACCGGATATGTCACCGGCCGAGGCACAAGCGGGGCTATTGCGGTTGTTGGATGACGCAACGCGCATCAGGATGCGGTCGGATGCCCCCTTCGGCGCGTTCCTTTCGGGTGGGTTGGACAGCTCTTCCGTCGTGGGATTCATGAGCCTCTACAAACCCAGCGGCCTGCACACCTTCTCGGTTGGTTTCGACGATCCGCGTTTTGACGAAAGTGCCTATGCTTTGGACGCCGCTCGGCGCTTTGGCACGCTGCATGAACGAAACTTATCCGATCCGCAAAGCGCGTCGCTCTGGCCGCTTTTCATCTATCATTGCGACCAGCCGCATGGAGACGTGTCCTTCATTCCGACCTTCCAAGTTTCCAGCGCGGCGGTGAAGCAAGTCAAAATGGTGTTGACCGGGGACGGCGGAGACGAACTGTTCGGCGGATACGAGAAGTATCTTCAGGTATTTCCCGGCGGCCGAACCGATCATCTAAAGGTCGGATGGGAGGATGCCTTTGTTCGTCAATCGGGTCTTTTGCAGGGGACTGAGGCGTCAGAACTATTGTCCGGAGCATTGGGTGAGGCCTTTGGGGATGACGATCCTTACCGCGCGCTCTCATCCGAGATTCGCAAAGTCGGACATATGGACCCGATCAATCGTGTGCTCTTTGCCGAAACCGTCACGCTTTTGCCCGGCAACAACCTTGTGAAGCCGGATCGCATGGCGATGGCCAATTCATTGGAGGTGCGGTCGCCCTTTCTTGACTATCGTATGGCAGAGTTCGCCTTCACCGTTCCGGGTGAGATGAAGCTGAACGACGGCGAAACGAAATGGGTGATGAAGAAGGCTGTAGAGCCGCTTCTCGGGTCGGCCCTGACATGGCGTAAGAAGCAGATGTTCACCGTTCCGGTAGGTGAATGGTTCCGTCAGGCTCTGGCCGGAAGTTGTCGAGACATGTTGTTGAGCGGTCGGCTGGAAGCGCGGGGGATCGTCGACACGCACGTGGTGAAGGCGATGATCGACGCGCACGTGGTCGGGACCGCAAACTACACGCGACAACTGAGGGCAATTTATTCCTTGGAATTGTGGTATCGGCTTTTCGTGGACCGTGATCCTGATTGGCTTGATCAGGCAAGATCACCCAATCCCGCCGAGGTGGGGTTCACCTGA